The following coding sequences lie in one Opisthocomus hoazin isolate bOpiHoa1 chromosome 7, bOpiHoa1.hap1, whole genome shotgun sequence genomic window:
- the CDKN1C gene encoding cyclin-dependent kinase inhibitor 1C, with translation MSNVHLSGAAALERLSARRAPAGQGRSPVCRSLFGPVDHEELGRELRNRLREMAEDDQRRWDYNFHTDTPLPGPGRLHWEEVEGGAVPAFYRETLQVGRRRVPLRRAPPSPPPPPPAAGK, from the coding sequence ATGTCCAACGTGCACCTCTCCGGCGCCGCCGCCCTGGAGCGCCTGTCGGCCCGGCGAGCcccggccgggcagggccgcAGCCCCGTATGCAGGAGCCTCTTCGGGCCGGTGGACCACGAGGAGCTGGGCCGGGAGCTGCGGAACCGCCTGCGGGAGATGGCGGAGGACGACCAGCGCCGCTGGGACTACAACTTCCACACCGACAcgccgctgccggggcccggccgccTGCACTGGGAGGAGGTGGAGGGCGGCGCTGTACCCGCTTTCTACCGGGAGACGCTGCAGGTGgggcggcgccgcgtccccctCCGCCGggcgcccccctccccgccgccgccgccccccgccgccgggaag